A single region of the Sorghum bicolor cultivar BTx623 chromosome 9, Sorghum_bicolor_NCBIv3, whole genome shotgun sequence genome encodes:
- the LOC8077954 gene encoding UDP-D-xylose:L-fucose alpha-1,3-D-xylosyltransferase MGP4: MSLHQRPHQKPPGTGDSLPAVSSPTAATAPSRPHPLLTLPYLFSLLAVLLFAALLLPWGPAARPPSSPWRSYTLQEAAAFAAAAGNGTVLLAAVSGPYLPFLSNWLISVRRAGRADQVLVIAEDYETLDRINAAWPGHAVLVPPAPDAQTAHKFGSQGFFNFTSRRPRHLLQILELGYSVMYNDVDMVWLADPFPYLVEDHDVYFMDDMTPVKPLDHSHELPPPGKKGRTYICSCMIFLRPTEGAKLLLRKWIEELKEQPWSKQRKANDQPAFNWALNKTAGQVDVYLLPQSAFPTGGLYFKNKTWVKQTKGKHVIIHNNYITGFEKKIKRFRDHGLWLVDEHSDESPLGRI; the protein is encoded by the exons ATGTCGCTCCACCAGCGGCCGCACCAGAAGCCGCCGGGCACGGGCGACTCTCTCCCTGCCGTCTCCTCCcccaccgccgccaccgccccCTCCCGCCCGCACCCCCTCCTCACACTCCCCTACCTCTTCTCCCTCCTCGCGGTTCTCCTCTTCGCTGCCCTCCTCCTCCCCTGGGGCCCAGCAGCGCGCCCTCCCTCGTCGCCGTGGCGCTCCTACACCCTCCAGGAGGCCGCCGCCTTCGCCGCCGCAGCGGGAAACGGCACAGTGCTCCTGGCTGCTGTCTCTGGACCGTACCTCCCCTTCCTCTCCAATTGGCTCATCAGCGTCCGTCGCGCCGGCCGTGCGGATCAGGTGCTTGTCATCGCCGAGGACTACGAGACCCTCGATCGCATCAATGCCGCCTGGCCAGGACACGCCGTCCTTGTGCCCCCCGCGCCCGATGCCCAGACCGCCCACAAATTTGGATCCCAG GGGTTCTTCAACTTCACCTCGCGCCGGCCACGGCACCTGCTGCAGATTCTTGAGCTCGGGTACAGTGTCATGTACAACGATGTCGACATGGTGTGGCTTGCCGACCCGTTCCCTTACCTCGTCGAGGATCACGACGTGTACTTCATGGACGATATGACTCCT GTGAAACCACTTGATCATTCACATGAGCTGCCACCACCGGGGAAGAAAGGGCGGACTTATATTTGCAGTTGCATGATTTTCCTCAGGCCAACTGAAGGTGCCAAGCTCCTGTTAAGGAAGTGGATCGAGGAGCTTAAGGAGCAGCCCTGGTCGAAGCAGAGGAAGGCAAATGATCAGCCAGCATTCAACTGGGCTTTGAACAAGACTGCCGGACAG GTTGATGTTTACCTCCTGCCTCAGTCTGCATTTCCAACTGGAGGCCTATATTTCAAGAATAAAACATGGGTCAAGCAGACAAAGGGCAAGCATGTCATTATACATAATAACTACATCACAGGGTTTGAGAAGAAGATAAAACGGTTCCGTGATCATGGGCTGTGGTTGGTAGATGAGCACAGTGACGAGTCACCGCTTGGCAGAATCTGA